In Bradyrhizobium sp. CCBAU 051011, the following are encoded in one genomic region:
- a CDS encoding proteasome-type protease, translating to MTYCCGILVRDGLVMIADTRTNAGLDNVSTFRKLHIFSKPGERIMAIASAGNLAISQSVLSTLTEGIEDATTGEVETLMNAPTMFQAAQRIGRAIRQVHATEGPALRSEDVSFDVSFLFGGQIKGSRMRLFMVYTAGNFIECTTDTPYLQIGEHKYGKPVLDRAMHYDVELYEALKTGLISMDSTMRSNLGVGLPIDVLVVRTDACEADLNHRIEAGEPYFHDLRSRWSAALRAAHQNIPRPPYKSETEAKK from the coding sequence ATGACCTATTGCTGCGGAATTCTGGTGCGGGACGGCCTCGTCATGATCGCGGATACCCGCACCAATGCCGGCCTCGACAACGTCTCGACCTTCCGCAAGCTGCATATTTTCTCAAAGCCCGGCGAGCGCATCATGGCGATCGCCAGCGCCGGTAATCTGGCGATCAGCCAGTCGGTGCTGTCGACCCTGACCGAGGGCATCGAGGACGCCACCACCGGCGAGGTCGAGACGCTGATGAACGCGCCGACCATGTTCCAGGCGGCGCAGCGCATCGGGCGCGCGATCCGCCAGGTCCACGCCACCGAAGGCCCGGCGCTGCGATCCGAAGACGTCTCCTTCGACGTCTCCTTCCTGTTCGGCGGGCAGATCAAGGGCTCGCGGATGCGGCTGTTCATGGTCTATACCGCCGGCAATTTCATCGAATGCACCACCGACACGCCCTATTTGCAGATCGGCGAGCACAAATACGGCAAGCCGGTGCTCGACCGCGCGATGCATTACGACGTCGAACTGTATGAGGCGCTGAAGACCGGCCTGATCTCGATGGATTCGACCATGCGCTCCAACCTTGGCGTCGGCCTGCCGATCGACGTGCTGGTGGTGCGCACGGATGCCTGCGAGGCCGATCTCAACCACCGCATCGAGGCGGGCGAGCCCTATTTCCACGATCTGCGCTCCCGCTGGTCGGCGGCGCTGCGCGCGGCACACCAGAATATTCCCAGACCACCCTACAAATCCGAAACAGAAGCAAAGAAGTAA
- a CDS encoding ABC transporter substrate-binding protein: protein MRATRSLLKPVASIALLCIALAGPAAAQKKGDTLRLYHNDNPPSTSLHEEATIASVTPFAAIFNNLVVFDPAKVHESIDTVIPDLAESWSWDSTNTKLTFKLRQGVKWHDGQPFTAKDVQCTWRMLIGKGGETQDFKRNPRKVWYTKLQDVTVNGDHEATFELSEPQPSLPVLLASAFSPVYPCHVPQQVMRTKPVGTGPFKFVEFKRGESVRLVRNPDYWKKDRPYLDEITFRMIDSRATRMLAFATGEYDLTFPSDVSIPLMKDVKARAPHAICEMTTTGTQINLMVNRVNPPFDNPDIRKAMSLALDRKPFNTILMEGLARMGGAMLAKPEGEWGMPPDMVSSLTGYGPNAEKNIAEAQAIMQKLGYSDAKPLQIKIQTRNLPTYRDPAVILTDQLKKIYITSELDILDTPRWYARLAKKDYTIGLNVTGVSVDDPDGNIVENYSCKSERNYTQYCNAEVDRLLAAQSSELDREKRKKMVWEIERLLVEDAARPIILHSSAANCWQPYVKNFQPHANSQYNNLRFEDVWLDK, encoded by the coding sequence ATGCGCGCCACGCGGTCGTTGCTCAAACCCGTCGCATCCATCGCGCTGCTTTGCATCGCATTGGCCGGCCCCGCCGCAGCGCAGAAAAAGGGCGACACGCTCCGGCTCTATCACAATGACAATCCGCCCTCGACTTCGCTGCATGAGGAGGCGACGATCGCCTCGGTGACGCCGTTCGCGGCGATCTTCAACAATCTCGTGGTGTTCGATCCCGCCAAGGTGCACGAGAGCATCGACACCGTCATTCCCGACCTCGCCGAAAGCTGGTCGTGGGATTCCACCAACACCAAGCTGACGTTCAAGCTCCGACAGGGCGTGAAATGGCACGACGGCCAGCCGTTCACGGCCAAGGACGTGCAATGCACCTGGCGGATGCTGATCGGGAAGGGCGGCGAGACTCAGGACTTCAAGCGCAATCCGCGCAAGGTGTGGTACACGAAGCTGCAGGACGTCACGGTCAACGGGGATCACGAGGCGACGTTCGAATTGAGCGAGCCGCAGCCCAGCTTGCCGGTGCTGCTCGCGAGCGCGTTTTCGCCGGTCTATCCCTGCCACGTGCCGCAGCAGGTCATGCGCACCAAGCCGGTCGGCACCGGGCCGTTCAAATTCGTCGAGTTCAAGCGCGGCGAGTCGGTTCGCCTGGTGCGCAATCCCGACTACTGGAAGAAGGACCGCCCGTATCTCGACGAGATCACGTTCCGGATGATCGACAGCCGCGCGACGCGGATGCTAGCCTTTGCCACCGGCGAGTACGACCTCACTTTTCCCTCCGACGTCAGCATTCCCCTGATGAAGGACGTGAAGGCGCGTGCGCCGCATGCGATCTGCGAGATGACGACGACGGGAACGCAGATCAATCTGATGGTCAACCGCGTCAATCCGCCGTTCGACAATCCGGATATCCGGAAAGCGATGTCGCTGGCGCTCGACCGCAAACCCTTCAACACCATCCTGATGGAAGGATTGGCGCGGATGGGCGGGGCGATGCTGGCCAAGCCCGAGGGCGAGTGGGGTATGCCGCCGGACATGGTGTCGTCGCTGACAGGCTATGGTCCCAACGCCGAGAAGAATATCGCCGAGGCGCAGGCGATCATGCAGAAGCTCGGCTATAGCGACGCAAAGCCGCTGCAGATCAAGATCCAGACCAGGAACCTGCCGACCTATCGCGATCCCGCCGTGATCCTGACCGACCAGCTCAAGAAGATCTACATCACGAGCGAACTCGACATTCTCGATACGCCACGTTGGTACGCGCGGCTCGCCAAGAAGGACTATACGATCGGGCTGAACGTGACCGGCGTCAGCGTCGACGATCCCGACGGCAACATCGTCGAGAATTACTCCTGCAAGTCGGAGCGCAACTACACCCAGTACTGCAACGCCGAGGTCGACCGGCTGCTGGCGGCGCAATCGAGCGAGCTCGACCGCGAAAAACGGAAGAAGATGGTCTGGGAGATCGAGCGGCTACTGGTCGAGGATGCGGCGCGGCCGATCATCCTGCACTCGTCGGCCGCCAATTGCTGGCAGCCTTACGTAAAGAACTTCCAGCCGCACGCCAACAGCCAGTACAACAATCTGCGGTTCGAGGATGTCTGGCTGGACAAGTGA
- a CDS encoding MFS transporter yields MSSTMPVGARELLRHAPFLYFLLSRSLSRFASQIAAVAIGWQIYDLTGSAFQLGMVGLVQFLPTALLVFVAGHAADRFERKRVVQLCQLAEAATALFLAVSTFAGWLNEVQIFIATFVIGIAGAFESPATAALLPLIAPRGSLQRATAISSGAAQVATITGPALGGLAYVFAPSLPYLVIVIFWLMGAVLTGFIRAEKQDVSKEDTTADDVFAGVRFIRNNPAILGTISLDLFAVLLGGVTALLPIYARDILQTGPLGLGVLRAAPAVGALLMTAYLARHTINRHVGLRMFQAVIAFGAATVVFALSQWMWLSVLALAMLGAADTISVVIRFSLVQLATPDEMRGRVGAVNFLFINASNQLGQFESGVTAALFGTVPAAVLGGVGTIAIALLWMKLFPALRKVERLE; encoded by the coding sequence ATGTCCTCGACGATGCCGGTGGGCGCCCGCGAACTGCTCAGGCACGCCCCGTTCCTTTATTTCCTGCTGTCCCGCAGCCTGTCGCGCTTCGCCAGCCAGATCGCGGCGGTCGCGATCGGCTGGCAGATCTACGATCTCACCGGCAGCGCCTTCCAGCTCGGCATGGTCGGGCTGGTGCAATTCCTGCCGACGGCGCTTTTGGTTTTCGTGGCCGGCCATGCCGCCGACCGGTTCGAGCGCAAGCGGGTGGTGCAGCTTTGCCAGCTCGCGGAAGCGGCGACCGCGCTGTTCCTGGCGGTCTCGACTTTTGCCGGATGGCTCAATGAGGTGCAGATCTTCATCGCCACCTTCGTGATCGGCATCGCCGGCGCCTTCGAGAGCCCGGCAACGGCGGCGCTGCTGCCGCTGATCGCGCCCAGAGGCTCGCTGCAGCGCGCGACCGCGATTTCCTCCGGCGCGGCCCAGGTCGCGACCATCACCGGCCCCGCGCTCGGCGGTCTCGCCTACGTCTTCGCGCCGAGCCTGCCGTATCTTGTCATCGTCATCTTCTGGCTGATGGGCGCAGTTCTCACCGGCTTCATCCGCGCAGAGAAGCAGGACGTTTCGAAAGAGGATACGACAGCGGATGATGTGTTTGCCGGCGTCCGCTTCATCCGCAACAATCCGGCGATCCTCGGCACCATCTCACTCGATCTGTTCGCCGTTCTGCTCGGGGGCGTAACGGCGCTGCTGCCGATCTATGCCCGCGACATCCTGCAGACCGGCCCGCTTGGCCTCGGCGTCCTGCGCGCCGCGCCCGCGGTCGGTGCGCTCCTGATGACCGCCTATCTCGCGCGTCACACCATCAATCGCCATGTGGGATTGCGGATGTTCCAGGCCGTGATCGCGTTCGGCGCGGCGACGGTGGTGTTTGCGCTGTCGCAATGGATGTGGCTGTCGGTACTGGCGCTGGCGATGCTGGGCGCCGCCGACACGATCAGCGTGGTGATCCGCTTCTCGCTGGTGCAGCTCGCAACGCCCGACGAGATGCGCGGCCGGGTCGGCGCGGTGAACTTTCTCTTCATTAACGCCTCCAACCAGCTCGGCCAGTTCGAGAGCGGCGTCACCGCGGCGCTGTTCGGCACCGTGCCGGCCGCCGTGCTCGGCGGCGTCGGCACCATCGCGATCGCGCTGCTCTGGATGAAGCTGTTCCCGGCGCTGCGGAAGGTGGAGAGGCTGGAGTAG
- a CDS encoding SDR family oxidoreductase, whose product MADTTNKIALVTGAGTGVGRAASLALMNAGYTVVLAGRRMEMLEETKKLGDNVGKSMCVSADMTKPDSIAALFAKVKDTYGRLDVLFNNAGMGAPPVNFEDLSLEQWQAVVNTNLTGPFLCTQHAFRIMKDQNPRGGRIINNGSISAHAPRPFSAAYTSTKHAITGLTKASNLDGRMYDIAVGQVDIGNAATPMTDRMVAGPGVMQPDGTMKHEPRMDAKAVGDAVAYMAGLPLDANVLFMTVMATKMPFVGRG is encoded by the coding sequence ATGGCCGACACAACCAACAAGATCGCGCTCGTTACCGGTGCAGGCACCGGCGTCGGACGCGCGGCATCGCTGGCGCTGATGAACGCTGGCTACACCGTGGTGCTGGCCGGGCGCCGCATGGAGATGCTGGAGGAAACCAAGAAGCTCGGCGACAATGTCGGCAAGAGCATGTGCGTTTCCGCCGATATGACCAAGCCGGATTCGATCGCGGCGCTGTTCGCCAAGGTGAAGGACACCTATGGCCGACTCGACGTGCTCTTCAACAATGCCGGCATGGGCGCGCCGCCGGTCAATTTCGAGGACCTCAGCCTGGAGCAGTGGCAGGCGGTGGTGAACACTAATCTCACCGGCCCCTTCCTGTGCACCCAGCACGCCTTCCGCATCATGAAGGACCAGAACCCGCGCGGCGGCCGCATCATCAACAACGGCTCGATCTCGGCGCATGCGCCGCGGCCGTTCTCCGCCGCCTATACGTCGACCAAGCACGCGATCACCGGCCTGACCAAGGCGAGCAATCTCGACGGCCGCATGTATGATATCGCGGTCGGCCAGGTCGACATCGGCAATGCCGCAACGCCGATGACCGACCGCATGGTCGCCGGCCCCGGCGTGATGCAGCCCGACGGCACGATGAAGCACGAACCGCGCATGGACGCGAAGGCGGTCGGCGATGCGGTGGCCTACATGGCGGGCCTGCCGCTCGATGCCAACGTGCTGTTCATGACTGTCATGGCGACCAAGATGCCGTTCGTGGGACGGGGCTGA